The window TTTTTTACAATGTCGGTGGTGAGTTCCTGCATGTTCCACATGCTTCTGAAGAAAACTGTTTCTCCTGGGTCGTCACCTGCTATATCGGCTTGCTGATCGTCGGATCCCGGTACTCCGGTTCCGTGTAAAACCAATCCGCCGTATAACCGGGCCAAAATTCCTTTAGCTGCATCAGGGTCTGATTCCAGTAGGTTTTCGAGACTTTGCTCAACTCTGGGTTCTGTGTCTAGATCTTTCGTACAAGAGAAAGTCACACTTATCAGGGTTATTAATAATAATATTTTTTTAAACATGATCTTTGTTTTATACGGTTAAAAATCCAGGTTAACACCAAATGTAAAAGTTCGTGGCCTTGCGTAAGGCGATTGCTCAATCCCGCTAAAATTCTCAGGGTCCAGTCCTTCGTAGTCGGTAATGACAAGGACATTATTGATAGAAGTGTATAGCCTTAAAGTCATATTTTGTTTGTTCAGGTGCGGGATTTTGTATCCCAGGGTAATGTTGTCCAGTCTTAGGAATGAAGCATCAGACAAATAAAAATCTGATAAAGCTTGCCGATCCGAGGGCATTTCGGCAAAACCATTATAGGTGTTTCCATTCCATAGGTTTAGTGCATTTTTAATATACCCTACATCGTTACGTGGAATAACCACATCGGCATAACCGCGATTCAACAAATTGGCATTGTATATATTTCCTCCCAACTGTCCTCTGAAGTTAGCACTGAAATCGAAATTCTTATAGTTGAGGTTCGTTCCGAAACCATAGGTCCATTTAGGGTCTACAGGGGTAAAAATCCTGTCGGAATCAGAGATTGTACCATCGCCATTCTGATCTACAAAAGCATCTTCTATAGGATTCCCGTTGATGTCATAGACCTGTTCATAAAGCCAGAAAGAGCGGCCTCTTTGTCCTACAGCTGTTTGCAGGACGTTGACTCCTGTTCCGCGGCCGATACCTCCGCCGCTTGAATATTGGGTGATGTTTTTAAGGTCTGTCACATAGGTTTCGTTAAAGGCAATATTACCGGAAATATCAAAGGTGAATTCTCCTGTTTTAACAGGAGTTAGTTGCAGGGCCAATTCTACCCCTTCACTGCTCGTGTTTCCAACGTTGCTCACAAACCTGTTTTTCAGGGCACCTTCGGGTTGTGGTACTTCGGCCAACAGGTCTTCCGTTTTTCTGTTGTAGTAATCGATGGTACCGCTTAACAAACCATCTAAAAGTTCGTAGTCGATCCCGAAGTTTATGGTTTTTGTTTTTTCCCAGGTGAGCTCCGGGTTAAAAACATTAGCTCTGTAGGTAGTATAAGGAGTGTTTCCGAAAATGTAACTTACAGTAGGGTCGCCATCGACGTAAAGGGCTGTATACGGATAGTATCCCGCAACGCCGGTGATATCCTGTTGTCCTGTCAGTCCCCATCCTACACGTGTTTTAAGGGTATTGACCCAGGATAGGTCTTTGAGGAAATCCTCTTCGTTGAGTTTCCATGCAAAGGCAAAGGCAGGGAAATAGCCCCAACGATTATTTTTACTGAATAAAGAAGACCCGTCAACCCGTAATGAAGCTGTAAACAAGTATTTGTCATTAAGGTCGATATTTGCACGGCCGAAGAACGACTGGAGGTTTAGTTCATTAAAATATTCAATGATCTCAGCAGGCTCTCTAAAACCGTTAACCGGGCTGATCTGTGTAGGGAATTTAACCCCGTCAGATTGAAAGTTCTGATATGAGTAACCTGCCTGGGCATCTATTTTAGTAATGAAGCCTTCCGGAAATTTGGTATATGAAAGGTAAGCATCTAAGGTCTGGTCTTTTTTTGTTTGTTCTTCATCGTAGCTGGAGATGAGGTTGTTGAAAATTTCCATGCCGTCAAAAACGGAGTAGGAAGCGACTGCTTTTTCAAGGAAGTATTCGTTAATAGTCGATTCAGAATAGTCTAGTCCCAGGTTTAAAACGGCTCTTAATTCCGGCAACCAGTGCATTTTATAATTAAATTCGATATTTCCTAAAAAGCGGTCAGCATCTTCATTTCTTTCTCTTTGTTTCAGTAGGGCAAGAGCGTTTGAAGGTCCTACCAATCCCTGTGGATCGCTAAGCTGGTAATAACCGTTGAATTTCCCTCCGTTCGGATCGTAAACCGGCAAGGTAGGATTCAGCTCTAAAGCACTACCAATAGCGCCTTCGTCCGGCTGATCTTTTTCGGTGGCGACTCCCTTTGCATTAATGGTTACCTTTAAATGGTTATCGAAAAATTCAGGAGCGATGTTCAGAGATGCAGAATACCTGTCGAGATGCGACTCTTTTAAAATACCGTCTATCCCCGAATATCCGAAAGATGCCCTGAAAGGAATCTTGCCGAACAGGTTGGCGCGGGCACTGAAATTATTGTCAACACTGAAAGAAGTCCTGTATATCTCTTCCTGCCAGTCGGTATTATAGATGGTACCATTAAGCCCGAGAAGGCTCGAACTGTCCGGGAACGTATTGTTTATAAAAGAGACATATTCTTTTGAGTTGAAGACATCGATCTTTTCAGGAAGTGTCCCTACCTGGACATTTGATGAAAAGTTGAATTTTGGTCCTCCTTTTGTTCCTGATTTTGTTGTGATGATAATGACCCCGTTCGATGCTCTTGAACCGTAAATAGCTGTTGACGAAGCGTCTTTTAGGATAGAGAATGATTCAATGTCGTTGGGATTAATAAGTGCCAGCGGATTTGATTGTCCTGCCGGATTGATGTTTGACAAGGGGATTCCGTCTATAACGATCAAGGGGCTGTTGTTAGCACTCAGGGATGCACCACCCCTGATCCTGATATTTGGATTTGAATCAGGTTGCCCT of the Zhouia spongiae genome contains:
- a CDS encoding SusC/RagA family TonB-linked outer membrane protein, whose amino-acid sequence is MRTFQKYVLLMLLMAPLGAFAQQLVSGVVTEASSGLPLPGVNVIVKGTTTGTTTDFDGKYEIEAENGSILQFSYIGFQTIEKPVTGTTMNIVLIEDTQQLDEVVVIGYGTTTKKDATGAVEVLRADELNKGAIVSADQMINGKSTGVRIVNEGGQPDSNPNIRIRGGASLSANNSPLIVIDGIPLSNINPAGQSNPLALINPNDIESFSILKDASSTAIYGSRASNGVIIITTKSGTKGGPKFNFSSNVQVGTLPEKIDVFNSKEYVSFINNTFPDSSSLLGLNGTIYNTDWQEEIYRTSFSVDNNFSARANLFGKIPFRASFGYSGIDGILKESHLDRYSASLNIAPEFFDNHLKVTINAKGVATEKDQPDEGAIGSALELNPTLPVYDPNGGKFNGYYQLSDPQGLVGPSNALALLKQRERNEDADRFLGNIEFNYKMHWLPELRAVLNLGLDYSESTINEYFLEKAVASYSVFDGMEIFNNLISSYDEEQTKKDQTLDAYLSYTKFPEGFITKIDAQAGYSYQNFQSDGVKFPTQISPVNGFREPAEIIEYFNELNLQSFFGRANIDLNDKYLFTASLRVDGSSLFSKNNRWGYFPAFAFAWKLNEEDFLKDLSWVNTLKTRVGWGLTGQQDITGVAGYYPYTALYVDGDPTVSYIFGNTPYTTYRANVFNPELTWEKTKTINFGIDYELLDGLLSGTIDYYNRKTEDLLAEVPQPEGALKNRFVSNVGNTSSEGVELALQLTPVKTGEFTFDISGNIAFNETYVTDLKNITQYSSGGGIGRGTGVNVLQTAVGQRGRSFWLYEQVYDINGNPIEDAFVDQNGDGTISDSDRIFTPVDPKWTYGFGTNLNYKNFDFSANFRGQLGGNIYNANLLNRGYADVVIPRNDVGYIKNALNLWNGNTYNGFAEMPSDRQALSDFYLSDASFLRLDNITLGYKIPHLNKQNMTLRLYTSINNVLVITDYEGLDPENFSGIEQSPYARPRTFTFGVNLDF